One genomic segment of Marinitoga sp. 38H-ov includes these proteins:
- a CDS encoding ABC transporter permease — protein sequence MFKNIIITISLLFIIFIILPFITVFLNVDYKLLFEIFKTPEFLNAVKTTFLAALVATIFAIIFGIPFAYAITRYNFPLKSLFEAIIDIPQTIPHTAAGIALLMTLGRSSVLGKGASIIGISFVQTFWGVVAAMGFLSFSILVNSVKEGFKKVDIRYEKVARSLGATPFKAFFYVSLPLIKHDILTGALLMWARGISEFGAVAILAYYPMTLSVLTYDKFQGYGLKQALAITALIFIMSMIIFIVIRIIQNIWKYTESR from the coding sequence ATGTTCAAGAATATAATTATAACTATTAGTTTATTATTTATTATTTTCATCATTTTACCTTTTATAACTGTTTTTTTAAATGTAGATTATAAATTATTATTTGAAATTTTCAAAACACCTGAATTTTTAAACGCTGTTAAAACTACATTTTTAGCTGCATTAGTTGCAACTATATTTGCTATAATATTTGGAATACCCTTTGCATATGCTATAACAAGGTATAATTTTCCATTAAAAAGTCTTTTTGAGGCGATAATAGATATTCCGCAAACAATTCCGCATACAGCAGCTGGTATAGCATTATTAATGACATTAGGACGTTCATCTGTTTTAGGAAAAGGCGCATCAATAATAGGTATTTCTTTTGTACAAACATTTTGGGGTGTAGTTGCTGCTATGGGATTTTTAAGTTTTAGTATATTAGTTAACTCAGTGAAGGAAGGGTTTAAAAAAGTAGATATTCGTTATGAAAAAGTAGCTCGCTCTTTAGGAGCAACACCTTTTAAAGCATTTTTTTATGTATCTCTACCTTTAATAAAACACGACATACTCACTGGTGCATTGTTAATGTGGGCTAGAGGGATTTCAGAATTTGGTGCTGTAGCTATATTAGCTTATTATCCAATGACATTATCTGTACTAACTTATGACAAATTCCAAGGTTATGGTCTTAAACAAGCCTTGGCTATTACGGCTTTAATATTTATTATGTCGATGATTATTTTTATTGTTATAAGGATAATTCAAAATATATGGAAATATACAGAATCGAGGTAA
- a CDS encoding ATP-binding cassette domain-containing protein gives MNLYIKNIFIKLDKFELKIDNLKIKSGEYIYIIGPTGSGKTLLLESIAGFIIPKSGEIFFDNKNVISLPPEKRNVGFMYQNYHLFPHLNVKKNIEFGLKMKKNYDKNFLNYIVSKLSIGKLLNRNIQNLSGGEKQRVALARALVIKPKILLLDEPLSALDQDTKKDILKLLHELNLEYKLTTIHVTHDRNEIINDCRVFKINNGILSEEQNVQEYNYNY, from the coding sequence ATGAATTTATATATTAAAAATATATTTATCAAATTAGATAAATTTGAATTAAAAATTGATAATTTAAAAATAAAATCTGGTGAATATATTTATATTATTGGACCTACTGGTTCAGGCAAGACTTTATTATTAGAAAGTATAGCTGGTTTTATTATTCCTAAATCTGGTGAAATTTTTTTTGATAATAAAAATGTAATTTCATTACCTCCAGAAAAAAGGAATGTTGGATTTATGTATCAAAATTATCACTTATTTCCACATTTGAATGTAAAAAAAAATATCGAGTTCGGATTGAAAATGAAAAAAAATTATGATAAAAATTTTTTAAATTATATAGTATCTAAGTTAAGTATAGGAAAATTACTAAACAGAAATATACAAAATTTATCTGGAGGGGAAAAACAACGTGTTGCATTAGCAAGAGCATTGGTAATAAAACCCAAAATACTTCTTTTAGATGAACCTTTGTCCGCGCTAGATCAAGATACTAAAAAAGATATTTTAAAATTATTACACGAATTAAATTTAGAATATAAATTAACAACTATACATGTTACACATGATAGGAATGAAATAATAAATGATTGTAGAGTATTTAAAATAAATAATGGAATTTTATCGGAGGAACAAAATGTTCAAGAATATAATTATAACTATTAG
- a CDS encoding extracellular solute-binding protein: protein MERNIHKNYIHKKIFIIILLMLSIISFSDNLVIFHAGSLTNILNELKNNFEKIHPETNVRLVSSGSLVLVRKISELNQNADLAFVADYSLIPKFLYPKYAKYNIIFSNNSIVLAYTDKSKYNDIITKDNWYNIIFKKGVIYSHSNPNLDPCGYRTLMTLQLAEKYYNLNGLYNNFINSKNRMILKKSVDIIAYLEANEIDYAFLYKSNAIQSNLKYIDLPNEINLSSNKFDEIYKNVFVEVPRDGEKTKIYGKAINYSFTILENANNKKDAIEFIKFIYSELGKKIFEDKFMNLFVDVDNPNNLPDELKNMWGY, encoded by the coding sequence ATGGAAAGAAATATTCATAAAAATTATATTCATAAAAAAATATTTATCATAATATTATTGATGTTGTCTATAATTTCTTTTTCGGATAATTTAGTTATTTTTCATGCTGGGTCATTAACAAACATATTAAATGAATTAAAAAATAATTTTGAAAAAATACATCCTGAAACTAATGTTAGATTAGTAAGTTCAGGAAGTCTTGTTTTAGTAAGGAAAATTTCTGAATTAAATCAAAATGCTGATCTAGCCTTTGTTGCTGATTATTCTTTAATACCTAAATTTTTATATCCTAAATATGCGAAATATAATATTATTTTTTCTAATAATAGTATAGTCTTAGCATATACTGATAAATCAAAATATAATGATATTATTACCAAAGATAATTGGTATAATATTATTTTTAAAAAGGGAGTTATTTATTCACATTCAAATCCTAATTTAGATCCTTGCGGATATAGAACATTAATGACATTGCAATTAGCCGAAAAATATTATAATTTAAACGGTTTGTATAACAACTTTATAAATTCTAAAAATAGAATGATATTAAAAAAATCTGTAGATATCATCGCTTATTTAGAAGCAAACGAAATTGATTATGCGTTTTTATATAAATCAAATGCTATTCAAAGTAACTTGAAATATATTGATCTTCCAAATGAAATTAATTTATCTTCAAATAAATTTGATGAAATTTATAAAAACGTGTTTGTTGAAGTCCCGAGAGATGGTGAAAAAACAAAAATTTACGGAAAAGCAATTAATTATAGTTTTACAATATTAGAAAATGCAAATAATAAAAAAGATGCTATAGAATTTATAAAATTCATATATTCAGAATTAGGCAAAAAAATTTTTGAAGATAAATTTATGAATTTATTTGTAGATGTTGATAATCCAAATAATCTACCTGATGAATTAAAAAACATGTGGGGGTATTAA
- a CDS encoding MOSC domain-containing protein, which yields MNSYVVSINISRKKGVTKEHVDFAILKENWGIEGDAHAGNWHRQISMLSEESIDKMRKYGYELNYGDFAENITIKNGDIYKLPIGTKVKIGDTLLEITQIGKECHTSCAISQTIGKCVMPLEGIFLKVLKGGEIKVGDEVIFFINEKLNV from the coding sequence ATGAATTCATATGTAGTATCAATAAATATTTCAAGGAAAAAAGGAGTTACTAAAGAGCATGTTGATTTTGCTATTTTAAAAGAAAATTGGGGAATTGAGGGAGATGCCCATGCCGGTAATTGGCATCGTCAAATTTCAATGCTTTCAGAAGAAAGTATTGATAAAATGCGAAAATATGGTTATGAATTAAATTATGGTGATTTTGCTGAGAATATAACTATAAAAAATGGTGATATATATAAACTTCCAATAGGCACAAAGGTAAAAATTGGTGATACATTATTAGAAATAACGCAAATTGGAAAAGAATGCCATACGTCATGTGCAATTTCACAAACTATAGGTAAGTGCGTTATGCCATTAGAAGGTATATTTTTAAAAGTATTAAAAGGTGGAGAAATAAAAGTTGGTGATGAAGTAATATTTTTTATAAACGAAAAACTTAATGTATAA
- a CDS encoding molybdopterin biosynthesis protein: MKRRFYLNKKDLEESISVYFKELKDYFSKDELEYINTREGMNRITALPIFANENVPSYNSSAMDGIAVVSKKTYGTNESNPIILEKEKDFKYINTGYPINNPYDSVIMIENIEIIDDEHVQIRNSVYPYKDVRKVGEDICKGEMLFPRYHTLTAADISFLMMAKVFEIPVIKKMKILLIPTGNEIVKPEELTEGFQIPETNSLMIKNYLEQLNAIVDVNEILSDDLEIIKSTIFEKIKEYDLILLNAGSSAGSKDFTYHAINDLGKVIIHGINIKPGKPAVLGIVNEKPVIGLPGFPVSCNIIMEDIVKPLLLNKTKYEIYYDNEKIEGISAKRIHSSITEKEYLRVGVGKVENNYIAIPLKRGAANISSISNQDGIVFIDKGVEVVEDGDELFIHLRRSKSIIDNNILITGSHDLLLDLLADFIKKYDKDINIVSANVGSLGGILSIAKGYAHMAGMHLLDPETGEYNISYIKEYMDNFKLMNLSYREQGFIIQKGNPKNIKDFEDLTKDGVRYINRQKTAGTRILLDYYLDKKDISPKKIHGYSDEEYSHVNLALKIKKDMADVGLGIKAAANIYDLDFVPIALERYDLLIHESFINDKRFELIMNIITSKEFKEEAYNLGGYILKDTGKIWEVVL; the protein is encoded by the coding sequence TTGAAAAGGAGATTTTATCTTAATAAAAAAGATTTAGAAGAATCTATTTCAGTATATTTTAAAGAGCTAAAAGATTATTTTTCTAAAGATGAATTAGAATATATAAATACAAGAGAAGGGATGAATAGAATTACAGCGTTACCTATATTTGCAAATGAAAATGTTCCTTCGTATAATAGTAGTGCTATGGATGGAATAGCTGTTGTAAGCAAAAAAACATATGGAACTAATGAATCAAACCCTATTATTTTAGAAAAAGAAAAAGATTTTAAGTATATAAACACTGGGTACCCCATTAATAATCCATATGACAGTGTTATTATGATTGAAAATATAGAGATAATTGATGATGAGCATGTTCAAATAAGAAATAGCGTTTATCCGTATAAAGATGTGAGAAAAGTCGGGGAAGATATTTGTAAAGGTGAAATGCTGTTTCCAAGATACCATACATTAACAGCTGCTGATATCTCATTTTTAATGATGGCTAAGGTTTTTGAAATTCCAGTAATAAAAAAAATGAAAATATTATTAATACCAACTGGTAATGAAATAGTTAAACCCGAAGAATTAACGGAAGGTTTCCAAATACCAGAAACAAATTCCTTAATGATAAAAAACTATTTAGAACAGCTTAATGCAATTGTTGATGTAAATGAAATACTTTCTGATGATTTAGAAATAATAAAAAGTACAATTTTTGAAAAAATAAAAGAATATGATTTAATTCTTTTAAATGCTGGATCTTCAGCAGGTTCAAAGGATTTTACATATCATGCAATAAATGATCTTGGAAAGGTTATCATTCATGGGATTAACATAAAACCAGGAAAACCAGCTGTATTAGGTATAGTAAATGAAAAACCTGTTATAGGATTACCAGGTTTTCCTGTATCTTGTAATATTATTATGGAAGATATAGTAAAACCATTACTATTAAATAAAACAAAATATGAAATATATTATGATAATGAAAAAATTGAAGGAATTTCTGCTAAAAGAATACATTCTTCGATAACTGAAAAAGAATATTTAAGAGTTGGTGTTGGAAAAGTAGAGAATAATTATATAGCAATACCTTTAAAAAGAGGTGCCGCTAACATTTCTTCAATTTCTAATCAAGATGGTATTGTTTTTATTGATAAAGGTGTAGAGGTTGTTGAAGATGGGGATGAACTATTTATTCATTTAAGAAGAAGCAAAAGCATAATAGATAATAATATATTAATTACAGGTAGTCATGATTTGTTATTAGATTTATTAGCAGATTTTATAAAAAAGTATGATAAGGATATAAATATTGTATCTGCGAATGTAGGAAGTTTAGGAGGTATTTTATCAATTGCTAAGGGATATGCACATATGGCAGGTATGCATTTGCTTGATCCAGAAACTGGGGAATACAACATTTCTTATATAAAAGAATATATGGATAATTTTAAATTAATGAATTTATCATATAGAGAACAAGGGTTTATAATTCAAAAAGGGAACCCAAAAAATATTAAAGACTTTGAAGATTTAACTAAAGACGGGGTAAGGTATATTAATAGACAAAAAACTGCAGGAACAAGAATATTATTAGATTATTACCTTGATAAAAAAGATATTTCTCCTAAAAAAATACATGGTTATTCAGATGAAGAATATTCACATGTAAATCTAGCTTTGAAAATAAAAAAAGATATGGCAGATGTGGGTTTAGGTATTAAGGCAGCTGCAAATATATATGATCTTGATTTTGTACCAATAGCATTAGAACGATATGATTTACTAATTCATGAGAGCTTTATAAATGATAAAAGATTTGAATTAATTATGAATATAATTACTTCTAAGGAATTTAAAGAAGAAGCATATAATCTTGGTGGATATATATTAAAAGATACAGGGAAAATATGGGAGGTAGTATTATGA
- a CDS encoding molybdopterin molybdotransferase MoeA, giving the protein MKKRFQVFVPRYEVYNNFINNLDIRTKVIEINTEDALGYASAENIYSPENLPGFDKSTVDGYAVFAEDTFGSRDGNPAFLKIAGEVLMGENYFGEIKSGECVKIPTGGMLPKGANAVVMVENTKEFGKRVEIYKSVAPGENVLSKDEDVKKDAIVLNKGEKINIGHIHNLMSLGITKIKVYKKPTVCIVPTGDEVVEPTKKRVKTQIRDGNSYTLMSWLKSFGFEVKRYGLIKDDPDEFKEGVNWGLENGDVVVISGGSSLGARDYSLSTIEHFGEVLYNGVQVKPGKPVIFGKTNEKVILGLPGNPTSFIVSSFLFLFPTLKKISGHNVFIPEPDFFVKITTNVPTAQGRERFIFVKLEKKGNEVLAHPILGESGIASPFRMADGIVRIPLGKEGLYKDELCEFYSWR; this is encoded by the coding sequence ATGAAAAAAAGATTTCAAGTGTTTGTACCTAGATACGAGGTTTATAATAATTTTATTAATAATTTAGATATAAGAACTAAAGTAATTGAAATAAATACTGAAGACGCATTAGGGTATGCAAGTGCAGAAAATATATATTCACCTGAAAATTTGCCTGGTTTTGATAAATCTACAGTTGATGGATATGCGGTATTTGCAGAAGATACCTTTGGATCTAGAGACGGTAATCCAGCATTTTTAAAAATTGCCGGAGAAGTACTAATGGGTGAAAATTATTTTGGTGAAATAAAATCTGGAGAGTGTGTAAAAATACCAACTGGTGGAATGTTACCGAAAGGTGCAAATGCTGTTGTTATGGTTGAAAATACAAAGGAATTTGGAAAACGAGTGGAAATATATAAATCTGTAGCTCCAGGAGAAAACGTATTATCAAAAGATGAAGATGTAAAAAAAGATGCTATAGTATTAAACAAAGGAGAAAAAATAAATATTGGTCATATACATAATTTAATGAGCTTAGGCATAACAAAGATAAAAGTATATAAAAAACCAACAGTTTGTATTGTTCCCACAGGAGATGAAGTAGTAGAACCAACTAAAAAAAGAGTTAAAACACAAATTAGGGATGGGAATTCATATACTTTAATGTCATGGTTAAAGAGTTTTGGATTTGAAGTTAAAAGATATGGGTTGATAAAAGATGACCCTGATGAATTTAAAGAAGGTGTAAATTGGGGATTAGAAAATGGAGATGTAGTAGTTATATCTGGAGGAAGTTCACTAGGAGCAAGAGATTATTCTTTATCTACAATAGAGCATTTTGGAGAAGTTTTGTATAATGGAGTTCAGGTTAAACCAGGGAAACCAGTTATTTTCGGAAAAACAAATGAAAAAGTGATATTAGGGTTACCTGGTAATCCGACCTCTTTTATTGTAAGTTCATTTTTGTTTTTATTTCCTACACTAAAGAAAATCTCTGGGCATAATGTCTTTATTCCAGAACCAGACTTTTTTGTTAAAATTACAACAAATGTTCCAACTGCACAAGGTAGAGAAAGGTTCATATTTGTAAAATTAGAAAAAAAAGGCAATGAAGTTTTAGCTCATCCTATTTTAGGAGAATCTGGAATAGCATCCCCGTTTAGAATGGCAGATGGAATTGTGAGAATTCCGTTAGGAAAAGAAGGATTATATAAAGATGAACTATGTGAATTTTATTCATGGAGATGA
- a CDS encoding tungsten cofactor oxidoreductase radical SAM maturase, which produces MKEYNFIMKSGELILRPKNDLKKVYIELSSRCNLDCPMCFKNTFTDEEGFMSKKTFDKILFDLKEFPEVEHIIFGGIGECSMNPHFWDMIKKVKDDGYMITITSNGYLLNIENIIDLKVDELVISVETGDVGHPSFKYVEKLLKEISELKNKRNTGKPAISIETVLTKENYEDFGKIVKSLLPYGVRKVVISNLLPVYENFVGLELYNDDNKEKDIKIRKLISNAVTAKVSAVIPNFKLKTERNCNFIEKNATVIRWDGEIVPCYRFLHDGGEYVYGQKKEIKYYSFGNVNKESLSEIWTSKDYTWFRYKVKNSLYPSCTDCDLKDGCQFIETTERDCWGNEPSCSDCLWWRNIIMCP; this is translated from the coding sequence ATGAAAGAATATAATTTTATTATGAAATCAGGAGAATTAATATTAAGACCAAAAAACGATTTAAAAAAAGTATATATCGAATTATCTTCTAGATGTAATCTTGACTGTCCGATGTGTTTTAAAAATACATTTACCGATGAAGAAGGATTTATGTCAAAAAAAACCTTTGATAAAATATTGTTTGATTTAAAAGAATTTCCAGAAGTAGAACATATTATTTTTGGAGGAATTGGAGAATGTTCAATGAATCCGCATTTTTGGGATATGATAAAAAAAGTTAAAGATGATGGATACATGATTACTATAACCTCAAATGGATATTTGTTGAATATAGAAAATATAATTGATTTAAAAGTAGATGAGTTAGTTATTTCTGTAGAGACAGGTGATGTTGGTCATCCAAGTTTTAAATATGTAGAAAAATTATTAAAGGAAATATCTGAGTTAAAAAATAAAAGAAATACAGGGAAACCAGCTATATCCATAGAAACCGTTTTAACTAAAGAAAATTATGAAGATTTTGGGAAAATAGTTAAATCTTTACTTCCGTATGGAGTTAGAAAAGTAGTTATATCTAATCTTTTGCCAGTATATGAAAATTTTGTTGGTCTTGAACTATATAATGACGATAATAAAGAAAAAGATATAAAAATAAGAAAATTAATATCAAATGCAGTTACTGCAAAAGTTAGTGCAGTAATTCCAAATTTTAAATTAAAAACTGAGAGAAATTGTAATTTCATAGAAAAAAATGCGACAGTAATTAGATGGGATGGGGAAATTGTTCCATGCTATAGATTTTTGCATGATGGGGGGGAATATGTATATGGACAGAAGAAAGAAATAAAATACTATTCATTTGGAAATGTAAATAAGGAGTCTTTATCTGAAATATGGACTTCAAAGGATTATACATGGTTTAGATATAAAGTGAAGAATTCTTTATACCCATCATGTACAGATTGTGATTTGAAAGACGGATGTCAATTTATTGAAACTACTGAGAGAGATTGTTGGGGAAATGAACCATCATGTTCAGATTGCTTGTGGTGGAGGAATATTATAATGTGTCCATGA
- a CDS encoding GGDEF domain-containing protein: protein MTRIFMLIFTLIVTLSFSVTLRVGIYEYPPIIINEKNEIKGVLPEILNFIAKKEDIHLEYKYTTFEKCFELLKNEDIDIMLGVGYTKERDEKFEYNKIPFINSRGGVFVLEDSKIFSFLDINNKKVGVLKKDIYYEGPNGLKNIAKTMGLNIEFVEYDNYSDIFKAILTKEISAGVFDYYIGNYFYEKKGIKETPLEFYIIDLYIIYHNKNLKNIIEKIDKNLRELKNNENSVYYLITKKYLKENSNDWIYAFLIISTIVFLFLIIIVIIMKKIINQKTKELQLKNIELKRLASLDSLTKVYNRRMGFELLNHLIFLSQRKNKPLIIGFIDIDNLKYINDNFGHSIGDKIIITVSKIIKKNIRKSDILARYGGDEFFVGLYDCNIESAKRIEKNIKFELANISKSENLPINVSIGFIEYNENETIDSLISKADKIMYQNKRKNKH, encoded by the coding sequence ATGACAAGAATATTTATGTTGATTTTCACTTTAATTGTTACACTATCATTTAGTGTTACTCTGAGAGTTGGTATATATGAATATCCACCAATTATTATTAATGAAAAAAATGAAATTAAAGGAGTATTACCAGAAATACTAAATTTTATAGCTAAAAAAGAAGATATTCATTTAGAATATAAATATACAACTTTTGAAAAATGTTTTGAATTATTAAAAAATGAAGATATCGATATAATGTTAGGTGTTGGTTATACTAAAGAAAGAGATGAAAAATTTGAATATAACAAAATACCGTTTATAAATTCAAGAGGCGGAGTTTTTGTATTAGAAGATTCAAAAATATTTTCATTTTTAGATATAAATAATAAAAAGGTGGGGGTACTTAAAAAAGATATATATTATGAAGGTCCAAATGGTTTAAAAAATATAGCTAAAACTATGGGATTAAATATTGAATTTGTTGAATATGATAATTATTCTGATATCTTCAAAGCGATATTAACAAAAGAAATTTCGGCAGGTGTTTTTGATTATTATATTGGAAATTACTTTTATGAAAAAAAAGGGATCAAAGAAACTCCCCTAGAATTCTATATTATAGATTTGTACATTATTTATCATAATAAGAATTTGAAAAATATAATAGAAAAAATCGATAAAAATTTGAGAGAATTAAAAAATAATGAAAATTCTGTTTACTATTTAATTACCAAAAAATATTTAAAAGAAAATTCAAACGATTGGATATATGCGTTTTTAATTATATCTACTATAGTTTTTCTATTTTTAATTATTATTGTAATCATTATGAAAAAAATAATAAATCAAAAAACAAAAGAGCTGCAATTAAAAAATATTGAATTAAAAAGATTAGCTTCATTAGATTCTTTAACAAAAGTATATAATAGAAGGATGGGGTTTGAACTATTAAATCATTTAATTTTTTTATCACAAAGAAAAAATAAACCTCTTATTATAGGTTTTATTGATATAGATAATTTAAAATATATAAATGATAATTTTGGACATTCTATTGGGGATAAGATAATTATTACTGTTTCTAAAATAATTAAAAAAAATATTAGAAAATCAGATATTTTAGCCCGTTATGGTGGTGATGAATTTTTTGTTGGTTTATATGATTGTAATATAGAAAGCGCAAAAAGAATAGAAAAAAATATTAAATTTGAATTGGCAAATATAAGTAAAAGCGAAAATCTTCCAATTAATGTTAGCATTGGTTTTATTGAATACAATGAAAATGAAACTATTGATTCATTAATATCTAAGGCAGATAAAATAATGTATCAAAACAAAAGAAAAAATAAACATTAA
- a CDS encoding phospholipase D-like domain-containing protein, giving the protein MRILIIIIYLLIFSLTFSYKFFVTPSYELYEFIKEKSLISDDIKFVSLSINKPFIDVLDNNKTHGFVEYEMMNFKSDFILPDKNFEGYLHEKFIIFNNKSVLFGTGNFTTGSIFEDINIFIYSEDINIVNLFLKEFQNFEAGYFGNKKRIISKNVKSDDLGKIKFITGPSKNIYYEMENFINTTKKYLYVFTFSFTDGRILYDLEKLSSKNIEVKIIADKWNFNNFSNIKFLKGIEYKILKLNGNMHLKILLNEKGILIGSYNLTYRAREKNDEYIFISTNNLLNRKLYDLFNLLWNENYME; this is encoded by the coding sequence ATGAGAATTTTAATTATTATAATTTATTTATTAATCTTTAGTTTAACTTTTTCATATAAGTTTTTTGTTACTCCATCATATGAATTATACGAATTTATAAAAGAAAAAAGTCTTATATCAGATGATATAAAATTTGTTTCTTTAAGTATTAATAAACCTTTTATTGATGTATTAGACAATAATAAAACTCATGGTTTTGTTGAATATGAAATGATGAATTTTAAAAGTGATTTTATACTACCTGATAAAAATTTTGAAGGATACTTACATGAAAAATTTATTATTTTTAATAATAAAAGTGTTTTATTTGGTACAGGAAATTTTACAACAGGTAGTATTTTTGAAGATATAAATATTTTTATATACTCAGAAGATATAAATATTGTTAATTTGTTTTTAAAAGAATTTCAAAACTTTGAGGCTGGATACTTTGGTAATAAAAAAAGAATTATAAGTAAAAATGTAAAATCAGATGATTTAGGAAAAATTAAATTTATTACTGGTCCATCAAAAAATATATATTATGAAATGGAAAATTTTATAAACACTACAAAAAAATATTTATATGTTTTTACCTTTTCTTTTACCGATGGAAGAATATTGTATGATTTGGAAAAATTGTCATCTAAAAATATTGAAGTGAAAATTATAGCAGATAAATGGAATTTTAACAATTTTTCGAATATAAAGTTTTTAAAAGGGATAGAATATAAAATATTAAAACTTAATGGAAATATGCATTTAAAAATTTTATTAAATGAAAAAGGAATATTAATTGGTAGTTATAATTTAACTTATAGGGCTAGAGAAAAAAATGATGAATATATTTTTATTTCAACAAATAATTTATTAAATAGAAAATTATATGATTTATTTAATTTATTATGGAATGAAAACTATATGGAGTGA
- a CDS encoding hemolysin III family protein, protein MRDLDNNEKYTLGEEVANSITHGIGAILSFVGLIILIIFSVLKGNSLQTFSVTIYGISLFLLYLASTLYHSIQNKKIKHILEIIDHSAIYLLIAGTYTPFTLVTLNGKIGWTIFITVWVLAIIGISLKPFFVKRFRILSTLLYIAMGWIIIFAIKPLVSLLPFGGILWLIIGGLLYTIGAIFYVWRKLPYGHMIWHLFVLGGSISHFIAVFFYVLN, encoded by the coding sequence ATAAGAGATCTTGATAATAATGAAAAATATACGTTAGGTGAAGAAGTTGCTAACTCTATCACTCATGGTATTGGTGCAATATTAAGCTTTGTTGGTTTAATAATATTGATAATATTTTCTGTTTTAAAAGGAAATTCCTTACAAACTTTTAGTGTGACTATATATGGAATTAGTTTATTTCTTTTGTATTTAGCATCAACATTATATCATAGTATTCAAAATAAAAAAATTAAGCACATACTCGAAATAATAGATCACTCTGCTATATACTTATTAATTGCTGGTACATATACTCCTTTTACTCTTGTAACCTTAAATGGAAAAATTGGTTGGACTATTTTTATTACTGTATGGGTACTTGCAATTATAGGTATTTCTCTAAAACCTTTTTTTGTTAAAAGATTTAGAATATTATCAACACTTTTATATATTGCAATGGGATGGATAATAATATTTGCTATTAAGCCTTTAGTATCATTATTACCTTTTGGTGGGATTTTATGGTTAATTATAGGAGGATTATTGTATACTATAGGAGCAATATTTTATGTATGGAGAAAATTACCATACGGCCACATGATATGGCATTTGTTTGTTTTAGGTGGTAGCATTTCACATTTTATAGCAGTATTTTTTTATGTTCTTAATTAA
- a CDS encoding methylglyoxal synthase has product MINVALIAHDKKKLDLVMFVKEWKHVFMECNLYATSSTGALIEEKVGLKVTKFASGPYGGDLQIGALITSGNMDFVIFLRDPLTAQPHEPDVSALMRVCDVHNIPLATNLATAEGLVLEIEKKIK; this is encoded by the coding sequence ATGATTAATGTTGCTCTAATTGCGCATGATAAAAAGAAATTAGATTTAGTAATGTTTGTTAAAGAATGGAAACATGTTTTTATGGAATGTAATTTGTACGCTACAAGTTCAACAGGAGCTTTGATAGAAGAAAAAGTAGGTCTAAAAGTTACGAAATTTGCTTCAGGCCCATATGGTGGAGATTTACAAATAGGAGCTCTTATTACTTCTGGAAATATGGATTTTGTTATTTTTTTAAGGGATCCACTTACGGCTCAACCACATGAACCAGATGTTTCAGCTTTAATGAGAGTTTGTGATGTGCATAATATTCCTCTTGCAACAAATTTAGCAACAGCTGAAGGATTAGTATTAGAAATTGAAAAAAAAATTAAATGA